Proteins from a single region of Pseudomonas phenolilytica:
- the msbA gene encoding lipid A export permease/ATP-binding protein MsbA, producing MANSTQQSSVKVYLRLLRYVLPYSGLFAISILGFLLFASTQPMLGYILKFFVDGLNNPDASFFAQVPHLNELEWLAGLKLLHAVPLLIVVIALLQGVGSFLGNYFLARVSLGLVHDLRVALFNNLLTLPNRYFDSHNSGHLISRITYNVTMVTGAATDAIKVVVREGMTVIFLFATLLWMNWKLTLVMVAILPVIGVMVSSASKKFRKQSKKIQVAMGDVTHVASETIQGYRVVRSFGGEAYEQARFLGASQDNTGKQLRMVKTNAVYTPTLQLVIYSAMAVLMFLVLYMRGDASAGDLVAYITLAGLLPKPIRQLSEVSSTIQKGVSGAESIFEQLDEASEVDGGTLERERVAGRLEITGLSFVYPGTDKQVLHDISFNVEPGQMVALVGRSGSGKSTLANLIPRFYHHDQGQILLDGVDIEDYTLRNLRRHIALVTQQVTLFNDTVANNIAYGDLAGAPLENIQRAARDAYADEFIQQMPQGYQTLVGENGVLLSGGQRQRLAIARALLKNAPVLILDEATSALDTESERHIQSALDHAMSGRTTLVIAHRLSTIEKADLILVMEQGRIVERGNHAQLLAANGAYARLHEKQFKDDEPA from the coding sequence ATGGCCAATTCTACCCAGCAATCCAGCGTAAAGGTGTATCTGAGGTTGCTGCGCTACGTACTCCCCTATTCGGGCCTGTTCGCAATCAGCATCCTCGGCTTCCTGCTCTTCGCCTCCACCCAGCCCATGCTGGGCTACATCCTCAAGTTCTTCGTCGATGGGCTGAACAACCCGGACGCCAGTTTTTTTGCCCAGGTACCTCATCTCAACGAGCTGGAGTGGCTGGCCGGGCTGAAGCTGCTGCACGCGGTGCCCTTGCTGATCGTGGTCATCGCGCTGTTGCAGGGTGTCGGTTCGTTTCTTGGCAACTATTTCCTCGCCCGCGTCTCGCTGGGATTGGTACATGACCTGCGTGTAGCGCTGTTCAACAACCTGCTGACGCTCCCCAATCGCTACTTCGACAGCCACAACTCCGGGCATCTGATCTCGCGCATCACCTACAACGTGACCATGGTCACCGGAGCGGCGACCGATGCGATCAAGGTGGTGGTGCGCGAGGGTATGACGGTGATCTTTCTGTTCGCGACGCTGCTGTGGATGAACTGGAAGCTGACGCTGGTGATGGTGGCGATCCTGCCGGTGATTGGTGTGATGGTGTCCAGTGCCAGCAAGAAATTTCGCAAGCAGAGCAAGAAAATCCAGGTCGCGATGGGCGATGTCACCCATGTGGCCTCGGAGACCATTCAAGGTTACCGGGTAGTGCGCAGTTTCGGTGGCGAGGCCTACGAGCAGGCGCGTTTTCTCGGGGCGAGTCAGGACAACACCGGCAAGCAGCTGCGCATGGTCAAGACCAACGCAGTTTATACGCCGACGCTGCAGCTGGTGATCTACAGCGCGATGGCAGTGCTGATGTTTCTGGTGCTGTACATGCGCGGCGATGCTTCTGCCGGCGATCTGGTTGCTTACATCACCCTGGCCGGCCTGCTGCCGAAACCAATTCGGCAGCTCTCCGAGGTCAGTTCCACCATACAAAAGGGTGTTTCCGGTGCCGAAAGCATTTTCGAGCAGCTGGACGAAGCCTCGGAAGTCGATGGCGGTACGTTGGAGCGTGAGCGAGTGGCGGGGCGTCTGGAAATCACCGGGCTGAGCTTCGTCTATCCGGGCACCGATAAGCAGGTGCTGCACGACATCAGCTTCAATGTCGAGCCGGGGCAGATGGTTGCGCTGGTCGGCCGTTCGGGCAGTGGCAAATCCACCCTGGCCAATCTTATTCCGCGGTTCTACCACCACGATCAAGGGCAGATTCTGCTCGACGGTGTGGATATTGAGGACTACACGCTGCGCAACCTGCGCCGGCATATCGCTCTGGTGACTCAGCAGGTGACCTTGTTCAACGACACTGTCGCTAACAACATCGCCTACGGCGATCTGGCTGGTGCCCCGTTGGAAAACATCCAGCGCGCGGCTCGCGATGCCTATGCGGACGAGTTCATCCAGCAGATGCCGCAAGGCTACCAGACGCTGGTTGGCGAGAATGGTGTGTTGCTTTCCGGCGGTCAGCGCCAGCGTCTGGCGATCGCCCGCGCGCTGTTGAAGAACGCGCCGGTACTGATCCTCGACGAGGCGACTTCGGCGCTGGACACCGAATCCGAGCGACATATCCAGAGCGCGTTGGACCACGCCATGAGTGGCCGCACCACGCTGGTCATCGCCCATCGTCTAAGCACCATCGAGAAAGCTGATCTGATTCTGGTGATGGAGCAGGGGCGTATCGTCGAGCGCGGCAACCATGCGCAGCTGCTGGCGGCCAACGGTGCTTATGCTCGTTTGCACGAGAAGCAGTTCAAGGACGACGAGCCGGCGTGA
- a CDS encoding glycosyltransferase, which produces MKVLMLVMDEQRINLDHLYDSTRLALGDCDIIRLSKSQQKKIGRVLRHCNSSTYDRVVIFSRLKRLRRQVDVLRCVPGLVFLEHDACQNYMPGSKYYRLYSLFYRKLPWARVLSSGLGVAKRLRSEGVDAHFISKGYDEQLVLDKGTERDITAAFLGSVNGHSYEGRREMLNSIAARSELLITRTDSGQQYVELLNRIRIFVSADVGMGEYMIKNFEAMACGCALLAWSQGEEEDAAMGFRDGDNVMLYRSVEEGIAKLERLKEDPALVERIARSGQAFARQRYTFTRVGRDLARAIIEPMRPWPGLTFWQRTWVRIRYGLRI; this is translated from the coding sequence GTGAAAGTTTTGATGCTTGTGATGGATGAGCAGCGCATCAATCTCGATCATCTGTATGACTCAACTCGCTTGGCTCTTGGTGATTGCGACATCATCCGCTTGAGTAAGTCGCAGCAAAAAAAAATAGGACGGGTACTTCGCCATTGCAACAGTTCGACCTATGACCGTGTAGTGATTTTCTCACGCTTGAAGCGTCTACGACGTCAAGTTGATGTGCTGCGGTGCGTTCCTGGTCTAGTATTTCTGGAACATGACGCTTGCCAGAATTACATGCCGGGAAGTAAATACTATCGCCTTTATTCTCTCTTTTATCGAAAGTTGCCTTGGGCGAGGGTCCTTAGCTCTGGCTTGGGAGTTGCTAAGCGCCTGCGTAGCGAAGGTGTGGATGCGCATTTCATTTCTAAAGGCTACGACGAGCAATTGGTGCTGGATAAAGGTACTGAGCGCGATATTACGGCTGCTTTCCTTGGTAGCGTAAATGGCCATTCCTATGAGGGACGCAGGGAAATGCTGAACTCTATCGCCGCAAGGAGCGAACTGTTGATAACGCGTACCGACTCAGGTCAGCAATATGTGGAGTTGCTTAATCGTATCCGTATCTTCGTCAGTGCTGATGTGGGTATGGGCGAATATATGATTAAGAATTTCGAAGCCATGGCTTGCGGCTGTGCGCTGCTTGCCTGGAGTCAGGGCGAGGAAGAAGATGCGGCTATGGGCTTTAGGGATGGCGATAATGTCATGCTCTATCGCTCTGTCGAGGAGGGAATAGCAAAGCTTGAACGCCTCAAGGAGGACCCCGCTCTAGTGGAACGCATCGCCAGATCGGGACAGGCGTTTGCCCGCCAGCGGTATACCTTCACTCGTGTCGGACGAGATCTGGCGAGGGCAATTATCGAGCCCATGCGGCCTTGGCCAGGATTGACCTTCTGGCAACGGACCTGGGTGCGCATTCGATATGGATTGAGAATCTAG
- a CDS encoding polysaccharide pyruvyl transferase family protein, whose product MAIKLYWCRGKGRSDPSQQNFGDYLSPLLVEMLAGKPVVYAPINRAEMMAIGSILPRERKAKRFFLPHRLHIWGAGTDAPGLSFSARHHYHALRGVKSCEQVIGLRGSPALGDPGLLANHWWGGKARPAKTHKVGIIPHYVDRQHPAIIDASKQPGVLLIDVFWPVEEVLRSIQACDFVLSSSMHGLIVADAFEVPNRRLRLSSGLISDFKFVDYYSAFSLNEPEPLCSSALERLIRQDVAELIGEYVRPGLSGLQAGLLRSFPFF is encoded by the coding sequence ATGGCAATTAAACTTTACTGGTGCCGTGGCAAGGGGCGTAGCGATCCTAGCCAGCAAAATTTTGGTGATTATCTGTCTCCGCTGCTGGTTGAGATGTTGGCAGGTAAGCCGGTGGTTTACGCACCGATAAATCGGGCAGAGATGATGGCTATTGGCTCAATCTTGCCGAGGGAGCGTAAGGCCAAGCGTTTTTTCTTACCGCATCGCTTGCATATCTGGGGGGCCGGCACGGATGCGCCAGGGCTAAGCTTCTCCGCGCGACATCATTATCATGCGCTACGGGGTGTCAAAAGCTGTGAGCAGGTAATTGGTTTGCGTGGCAGCCCAGCCCTGGGCGATCCGGGGTTGCTGGCCAATCACTGGTGGGGCGGCAAGGCCAGGCCGGCCAAGACTCACAAGGTGGGCATCATTCCGCATTATGTCGATCGCCAGCATCCCGCCATAATTGATGCATCGAAGCAGCCCGGAGTGTTGCTAATTGATGTTTTCTGGCCCGTGGAGGAAGTGCTACGTTCGATACAGGCTTGTGATTTCGTGCTTTCTTCAAGCATGCACGGACTGATCGTGGCGGATGCATTCGAGGTGCCTAATCGACGTCTGCGTCTGTCGAGCGGGCTGATTTCTGATTTCAAATTTGTTGACTACTACTCGGCCTTCTCGCTGAACGAGCCCGAACCCTTATGCTCTTCTGCACTAGAGCGTCTTATACGACAGGATGTGGCTGAGTTGATTGGCGAATATGTGCGTCCGGGGTTATCTGGCTTGCAGGCTGGCCTGCTGCGCTCTTTTCCTTTTTTTTGA
- a CDS encoding lipopolysaccharide kinase InaA family protein, whose product MKLNELTRGGRSPTLPLTLLLPVGELRVLQWLRVLPGQRYVGRAEWQGRTVLAKLLVGAKAERHFQRERQGARLLAEQGMSTPALLAEGFEAGQGGWLLFDFLVGAESLEQAWRAVEHEPPLSDLQQTVLGAALGAIAQLHARGLWQDDLHLDNLLRHDGHLFIIDGGGIQAQTPGQPLARDKVLANLGVFFAQLPAGLEPYIEELLVHYILVNGEHALPLEALLREIAGVRRWRLRDYLGKLGRDCSLFSARRSLSELRIVRRSEATVLESLLDAPDMALESGRAMKRGGSASVALIETAGRPLVIKRYNIKGLGHWLRRCWRPSRAWHSWVEGNRLDFLGIATPRPLAMLERRWLGLRQRSYLITEYSGGEDIIARFQPYLAGSPPEIELLALDQLFAALRRERISHGDLKGTNLLWNQGRWTLIDLDAAQQHRSEAGFRRAYTRDRARFLRNWPSDSALHRLLAERIPKDSLEPDA is encoded by the coding sequence ATGAAACTGAACGAACTCACCCGTGGCGGCCGCTCGCCAACATTGCCTCTGACGCTTCTGCTCCCCGTCGGCGAACTGCGCGTGCTGCAGTGGCTGCGTGTACTGCCGGGGCAGCGATATGTAGGTCGGGCCGAATGGCAGGGGCGTACTGTGCTGGCCAAGCTGCTGGTCGGCGCTAAGGCCGAGCGCCATTTCCAGCGCGAGCGCCAGGGCGCTCGCTTATTGGCCGAGCAGGGCATGAGCACCCCGGCGTTGCTCGCTGAGGGCTTCGAGGCCGGGCAGGGTGGCTGGCTGCTCTTCGACTTCCTCGTCGGCGCCGAAAGTCTGGAGCAGGCCTGGCGGGCAGTGGAGCACGAACCGCCGTTGTCCGATCTCCAGCAGACGGTACTGGGCGCCGCGCTGGGCGCCATCGCGCAATTACACGCGCGCGGCCTGTGGCAGGATGATCTCCACCTGGACAACCTGCTGCGACATGATGGCCATCTCTTCATCATCGATGGCGGCGGCATTCAGGCGCAGACTCCGGGCCAACCGCTGGCACGCGATAAGGTACTGGCTAACCTCGGCGTGTTCTTCGCGCAGCTGCCGGCAGGCCTGGAACCGTACATCGAAGAGCTGCTGGTGCACTACATCTTGGTCAATGGTGAGCATGCTCTGCCGTTGGAAGCTCTGCTGCGGGAGATCGCGGGCGTACGTCGCTGGCGACTGCGCGACTATCTCGGCAAGCTTGGCCGCGACTGCTCGCTGTTCAGCGCAAGGCGCAGCCTGAGTGAGCTACGCATCGTTCGTCGCAGTGAGGCGACTGTACTGGAGAGTCTGCTGGACGCGCCGGATATGGCGCTCGAGTCCGGGCGTGCAATGAAGCGGGGCGGCAGTGCCAGCGTGGCGCTGATCGAGACAGCCGGCCGGCCGCTGGTGATCAAGCGCTACAACATCAAGGGCCTGGGCCACTGGCTGCGTCGCTGCTGGCGGCCCAGTCGTGCCTGGCACAGCTGGGTCGAGGGAAATCGCCTGGATTTTCTCGGCATCGCCACGCCACGACCGCTGGCCATGCTGGAGCGCCGTTGGCTGGGCCTGCGCCAACGCAGCTATCTGATTACCGAATACAGCGGCGGCGAGGATATAATTGCGCGTTTCCAGCCATACCTCGCCGGTTCGCCGCCCGAAATCGAGTTGCTGGCGCTTGATCAGTTGTTCGCCGCGCTACGTCGCGAGCGCATCAGCCACGGTGATCTTAAGGGCACCAACCTGCTCTGGAATCAGGGGCGTTGGACGCTGATCGATCTGGATGCTGCGCAGCAGCACCGCAGCGAGGCGGGCTTCAGGCGCGCCTATACGCGTGATCGCGCACGTTTTCTGCGCAACTGGCCGTCAGATTCTGCGCTGCATCGGCTACTGGCCGAACGAATACCGAAGGACAGCTTGGAGCCCGATGCTTGA
- the pseB gene encoding UDP-N-acetylglucosamine 4,6-dehydratase (inverting) produces the protein MLRDKVVLVTGGTGSFGNTFVPMTLAKYNPKKIIIFSRDEMKQWDMAKKFEGDSRVRFFIGDVRDKDRLYRALDGVDYVVHAAATKIVPTAEYNPFECVKTNVDGAINLIDACIDKGIKGVVALSTDKASSPINLYGATKLASDKLFVAGNSYSGEHGTRFSVVRYGNVMGSRGSVIPFFMSIKDKGVLPITDERMTRFMISLEEGVELVWHAFNDMEGGEIYVKKIPSMKVTDLARVVAPEARQEIIGIRPGEKLHEQMISAEDAYYTYEYPEHFKILPSIHSWATCLKRIKAGKKVPEGFVYASNNNSEWMSDSELQAWIEANREKIGNI, from the coding sequence ATGTTGAGAGATAAGGTCGTCCTTGTTACCGGTGGGACCGGCTCGTTTGGCAACACATTTGTGCCGATGACCCTGGCCAAGTACAACCCAAAGAAAATCATCATCTTTTCCCGTGACGAGATGAAGCAGTGGGACATGGCCAAGAAGTTCGAGGGCGACAGCCGTGTGCGTTTCTTCATTGGCGACGTGCGAGACAAGGATCGCCTCTACCGAGCCTTGGATGGGGTCGATTATGTGGTGCATGCTGCCGCCACTAAAATCGTGCCGACCGCCGAATACAACCCCTTCGAGTGCGTCAAGACCAACGTTGACGGCGCCATCAACCTGATCGATGCCTGTATCGACAAGGGCATCAAGGGCGTGGTTGCGCTGTCCACCGACAAGGCCAGCAGTCCGATCAACCTGTATGGCGCCACCAAACTGGCTTCTGACAAGCTGTTCGTTGCTGGCAACTCATATTCCGGCGAGCACGGTACCCGCTTTTCGGTGGTGCGCTATGGCAACGTCATGGGGTCACGCGGTTCGGTGATTCCGTTCTTCATGTCCATCAAGGACAAAGGGGTGCTGCCGATCACTGACGAGCGCATGACACGCTTCATGATCTCCCTGGAGGAGGGCGTGGAGCTGGTCTGGCATGCCTTCAACGACATGGAAGGCGGTGAGATCTATGTGAAGAAGATCCCCTCGATGAAGGTCACCGACCTAGCCCGCGTCGTTGCCCCCGAGGCTCGCCAGGAAATCATCGGTATCCGCCCTGGTGAGAAACTGCACGAGCAGATGATCAGTGCCGAGGATGCTTACTACACCTACGAGTATCCCGAGCATTTCAAAATTCTGCCGTCCATTCACAGTTGGGCCACCTGTCTGAAGCGTATCAAGGCCGGCAAGAAGGTCCCGGAGGGCTTCGTCTATGCCAGCAACAACAATAGCGAGTGGATGAGCGACAGTGAACTGCAAGCCTGGATCGAGGCCAATCGCGAAAAGATCGGGAATATTTAA
- a CDS encoding carbamoyltransferase family protein produces the protein MALTILGLSGALSHDPSAALYIDGKLIAAAEEERFVRDKHAKNRMPYESAKFCLEQAGIKPSDVDVVAIPFAPISIFEKARWHYAKRYWYAPDRALDAILMGNRRYYRYKKRIQWCLQQLGFDLKKVKLQPVEHHLAHASSAYHCSGFTEKTAIMGIDGKGEYATTFFGWGENGRIHKIKEFYDPDSLGGLYGAITEYLGFEMLDGEFKVMGMAPYGDAAKYDFSRLAKFENGELIINTDYANVIGFRRYKENGKGYYFSPKLIDWLGPKREGDIADDPYIHYAASMQALFEKLALEMMDYYLGDIIRETGKIAFAGGCALNVKLNQKIIARPEVKELFVQPASGDAGTAVGAAAYISHQRGVPVEKMEHVYLGPSFSNEDIIAACARHPNKPVWQKIDNVPERIAKIMVDGNPVAWFQGRMEFGPRALGGRSIIGCPSVPGVADRINEQIKFRERWRPFCPSMLDTVAPQMLKVDHPSPFMTFTFEVNEGWKERVGEVVHEDGTSRAQVLKREYNPRWYDLMLELEKLTGNGVSLNTSLNRRGEPMICSPTDALNMFYGSDLQYLIMEDVLVVKEGGRYELH, from the coding sequence GTGGCATTGACGATTCTCGGCCTTTCCGGCGCCCTCAGCCATGATCCTTCCGCTGCCCTCTACATCGACGGCAAGCTCATCGCTGCTGCCGAGGAGGAGCGCTTCGTGCGTGACAAGCATGCCAAGAACCGCATGCCTTACGAATCCGCCAAGTTCTGCCTGGAGCAGGCCGGTATCAAGCCGAGCGACGTCGACGTGGTGGCGATTCCCTTCGCGCCCATCAGTATTTTCGAGAAAGCCCGCTGGCACTATGCCAAGCGCTACTGGTACGCCCCGGACCGCGCGCTCGACGCCATTCTCATGGGCAACCGTCGCTATTATCGCTACAAGAAGCGCATCCAGTGGTGCCTGCAGCAGCTTGGCTTCGATCTGAAAAAGGTCAAGCTGCAGCCGGTCGAGCACCACTTGGCCCACGCCTCTAGTGCCTACCACTGCTCCGGCTTCACCGAGAAGACCGCGATCATGGGCATCGACGGCAAGGGTGAGTACGCCACCACGTTCTTCGGCTGGGGCGAGAACGGCAGGATCCACAAGATCAAGGAATTCTACGATCCGGACTCGCTGGGCGGTCTGTACGGAGCGATCACCGAATACCTCGGCTTCGAGATGCTCGATGGCGAATTCAAAGTCATGGGCATGGCGCCCTACGGCGACGCGGCCAAGTACGATTTCTCTCGCTTGGCGAAATTTGAGAACGGCGAGCTGATCATCAACACCGATTACGCCAACGTTATCGGTTTCCGTCGCTACAAGGAAAACGGCAAGGGCTACTACTTCTCGCCCAAGCTGATCGACTGGCTCGGTCCCAAGCGCGAAGGCGACATCGCTGACGATCCTTACATCCACTACGCCGCCAGCATGCAGGCGCTGTTCGAGAAGCTGGCGCTGGAGATGATGGACTACTACCTGGGCGACATCATCCGCGAAACCGGCAAGATCGCTTTCGCTGGCGGCTGCGCGCTGAACGTCAAGCTGAACCAGAAGATCATTGCCCGCCCCGAAGTGAAGGAGCTGTTCGTCCAGCCTGCCTCTGGCGACGCTGGTACTGCGGTCGGTGCTGCTGCCTACATCTCCCATCAGCGCGGCGTGCCGGTGGAAAAGATGGAGCACGTCTATCTCGGTCCGAGCTTCAGCAACGAGGACATTATCGCGGCCTGCGCGCGCCACCCTAACAAGCCCGTATGGCAGAAGATCGACAACGTGCCCGAGCGCATCGCCAAGATCATGGTCGACGGCAATCCGGTCGCCTGGTTCCAAGGCCGCATGGAGTTTGGCCCGCGTGCCCTCGGCGGTCGCTCCATAATCGGCTGTCCCAGCGTGCCGGGCGTGGCCGACCGGATCAACGAGCAAATCAAGTTCCGCGAACGCTGGCGGCCGTTCTGCCCGTCGATGCTCGACACCGTCGCGCCGCAGATGCTCAAGGTCGACCACCCGAGCCCGTTCATGACCTTTACCTTCGAAGTCAACGAAGGCTGGAAAGAGCGCGTCGGCGAAGTCGTCCACGAGGACGGCACCTCCCGCGCCCAAGTCCTGAAGCGCGAATACAATCCGCGTTGGTATGACCTGATGCTCGAACTGGAAAAGCTCACCGGCAACGGCGTGTCTTTGAATACTTCCCTCAATCGCCGCGGCGAACCGATGATCTGCTCGCCGACCGATGCGCTGAATATGTTCTATGGGTCGGATCTGCAGTATCTGATCATGGAGGATGTGTTGGTGGTGAAGGAAGGGGGGAGGTATGAGTTGCATTAG
- a CDS encoding lipopolysaccharide kinase InaA family protein — MRIVSAQELEDWLASGEVLEKDARGPKVIALEDGLFLKIFHTRRQPWLARLRPAASRFAHNAERLRLAGIPVPEVREQLWLSRQAGLSACLYRPLPGQSIEQLYLQAPQNAEQLLPALASFIYQLHRSGIYFRSLHLGNILLLPDGGHGLIDILDLQCKRQPLSPWLVQRNFQHLKHYLGRRKLTEFPIDSLIAHYQLCAER; from the coding sequence ATGCGGATTGTATCAGCGCAGGAGCTGGAAGATTGGTTGGCCAGTGGTGAGGTTCTGGAGAAGGACGCTCGTGGGCCGAAGGTAATCGCGCTGGAGGATGGTCTGTTCCTAAAGATATTTCATACTCGGCGACAACCTTGGTTAGCACGTTTGCGTCCTGCAGCCTCACGTTTCGCCCACAATGCCGAGCGGCTACGTCTGGCTGGCATACCAGTTCCCGAGGTACGGGAGCAGCTCTGGTTGAGTCGGCAAGCAGGACTCAGTGCCTGCCTATATCGACCCCTTCCCGGACAATCCATCGAACAGCTTTATCTTCAAGCCCCCCAAAATGCGGAACAGCTGCTGCCTGCACTCGCCAGTTTTATCTATCAACTTCACCGTAGCGGCATCTACTTCCGCTCCCTGCATTTGGGCAACATCTTGCTGTTACCGGATGGCGGCCACGGCTTGATCGACATCTTGGATTTGCAGTGTAAACGCCAGCCTCTCAGTCCCTGGCTGGTGCAGCGAAATTTCCAGCATCTGAAGCATTATCTGGGCCGGCGCAAGTTGACTGAATTCCCCATCGACAGCCTGATCGCACATTATCAACTCTGCGCTGAGCGCTGA